A region from the Halosolutus gelatinilyticus genome encodes:
- a CDS encoding RNA-binding domain-containing protein, with protein sequence MSEIYRVDVEITAPVYDTEVTSRVADAVANIFPTADLEEGFGEIRGEAHSMDHVSELLHKQEILDTARGEFFATREGDTFSFALKKQAAFEDRINFSVGEPDELGEISVRVRVDDPTVEEYIDHVAPPTEDGRPIDV encoded by the coding sequence GTGAGCGAGATCTACCGCGTCGACGTCGAGATCACGGCGCCGGTGTACGACACCGAGGTGACGAGCCGCGTCGCGGACGCGGTCGCGAACATCTTCCCCACCGCGGACCTCGAAGAGGGATTCGGCGAAATCAGGGGCGAAGCCCACTCGATGGACCACGTCTCGGAGCTCCTCCACAAGCAGGAGATCCTCGATACGGCCCGTGGCGAGTTCTTCGCGACCCGCGAGGGCGATACCTTCTCCTTCGCCCTGAAGAAGCAGGCGGCCTTCGAGGACCGGATCAACTTCTCGGTCGGCGAACCCGACGAGCTCGGCGAGATCAGCGTCCGCGTCCGGGTCGACGACCCGACCGTCGAGGAGTACATCGATCACGTCGCGCCGCCGACGGAAGACGGCCGGCCGATCGACGTCTGA
- a CDS encoding 50S ribosomal protein L39e translates to MGKKSKGKKKRLAKLENQNSRVPAWVMMKTDMEVTRNPKRRNWRRNDTDE, encoded by the coding sequence ATGGGTAAAAAATCGAAGGGCAAGAAGAAGCGTCTTGCCAAACTCGAGAACCAGAACAGCCGCGTTCCGGCCTGGGTCATGATGAAGACCGACATGGAAGTCACCCGGAACCCGAAGCGACGTAACTGGCGGCGCAACGACACCGACGAGTAA
- the thpR gene encoding RNA 2',3'-cyclic phosphodiesterase, with the protein MRLFVSADLPDDLAEPIADLQDDLAEASGLTLTDPEQAHVTLKFLGDVAGDRLPALEDELAAAVDDADVDPFTARFGGLGVFPSLDYISVVWLGVAAGGDELARLHEAIEDRTTAMGFDPESHDFTPHVTLARMEHAGGKDHVQKVIRERDPTVGEMHVDEVRLTESTLTDAGPRYSAVERFSLE; encoded by the coding sequence ATGCGGTTGTTCGTCAGCGCCGACTTGCCCGACGATCTCGCGGAGCCGATCGCCGACCTTCAGGACGATCTCGCGGAGGCCAGCGGCCTCACCCTCACCGATCCCGAGCAGGCCCACGTCACGCTGAAGTTCCTCGGCGACGTCGCCGGCGACAGACTCCCCGCGCTCGAGGACGAACTCGCCGCCGCTGTCGACGACGCCGACGTCGACCCGTTCACCGCGCGGTTCGGCGGTCTCGGCGTCTTCCCCAGCCTGGACTACATCAGCGTCGTCTGGCTTGGCGTCGCGGCGGGCGGCGACGAACTGGCCCGCCTCCACGAAGCGATCGAGGACCGGACGACGGCGATGGGATTCGATCCCGAAAGCCACGACTTTACGCCCCACGTCACCCTCGCACGGATGGAACACGCCGGAGGGAAAGATCACGTCCAAAAAGTGATACGGGAGCGCGACCCGACGGTCGGCGAGATGCACGTCGACGAGGTTCGGCTGACCGAGAGCACGCTCACCGACGCGGGGCCGCGTTATTCGGCGGTCGAACGGTTCTCGCTCGAGTAA
- a CDS encoding FAD-dependent oxidoreductase, giving the protein MADTFVIVGGDAAGMSAASKAKRDDPDLDVVVFERGEWVSYGACGLPYYVKGEIQSLEALVSVTPEEFREERDIDLRTGHEVVSIDPDERTVTAESEAGTVTESYDHLLLAVGAAAVVPPIEGTDLAGVYTLGSMSDGKELREYVARARDGESFQQPDRGPACRYLEDCAGPVGVVGGGYVGIEMAEALAANGFEAHLFQRGDRVLKTFSEATSERIADHLGDQDVAVHFDADVRELASDAAASGGTDDETVAAIVTDDDRVPVEMVLLGTGVRPRTGLAETADVELGPTGAIATDEYRETNVPDVYAAGDCAEARHVVTGDPTYAPLALTANRHGRAVGQTVAGTPTEGGGVAGTAAIKAFDVEAARTGILDHEAAREADFDPVSKTIEAKSRAGYYPEGGTVTVTLTADRNTGRVLGASLASEYGEGAVHRSHAIVAAITNGASVFELENYDLAYAPPFNTTWDPVLVAAKVLSGTLR; this is encoded by the coding sequence ATGGCCGACACCTTCGTCATCGTCGGCGGCGACGCGGCGGGGATGTCCGCCGCGAGCAAGGCGAAACGGGACGACCCCGACCTCGACGTCGTCGTCTTCGAGCGGGGCGAGTGGGTTTCCTACGGCGCCTGCGGGCTCCCCTACTACGTGAAAGGCGAGATCCAGTCGCTCGAGGCCCTCGTCTCCGTGACCCCCGAAGAGTTCCGCGAGGAGCGCGACATCGACCTCCGGACGGGCCACGAGGTCGTCTCGATCGACCCCGACGAGCGCACCGTCACCGCCGAGAGCGAGGCCGGCACGGTCACGGAGTCGTACGACCACCTGCTGCTCGCGGTCGGCGCCGCGGCCGTCGTCCCGCCAATCGAGGGAACCGATCTGGCGGGCGTCTACACCCTCGGATCGATGAGCGACGGGAAGGAACTCCGGGAGTACGTCGCCCGAGCGCGGGACGGCGAGTCCTTCCAGCAGCCCGATCGGGGACCAGCCTGTCGGTACCTCGAGGACTGTGCGGGCCCCGTCGGCGTCGTCGGCGGCGGCTACGTGGGGATCGAGATGGCCGAGGCGCTGGCCGCGAACGGGTTCGAAGCCCACCTGTTCCAGCGCGGCGATCGCGTCCTGAAGACGTTCAGCGAGGCGACGAGCGAACGGATCGCCGACCACCTCGGCGACCAAGATGTCGCGGTCCACTTCGACGCCGACGTGCGAGAACTAGCGAGCGACGCGGCCGCGTCGGGCGGAACGGACGACGAGACGGTCGCGGCGATCGTCACCGACGACGATCGGGTCCCAGTCGAGATGGTTCTGCTCGGCACCGGCGTCCGTCCCCGGACCGGCCTCGCCGAAACGGCGGACGTCGAACTCGGGCCGACGGGGGCGATCGCGACCGACGAGTACCGGGAGACGAACGTGCCCGACGTCTACGCGGCGGGCGACTGCGCCGAGGCCAGGCACGTCGTCACCGGCGACCCGACGTACGCCCCGCTGGCACTGACCGCGAACCGCCACGGCCGCGCCGTCGGTCAGACCGTCGCGGGAACCCCCACCGAGGGCGGCGGCGTGGCGGGCACGGCAGCGATCAAGGCGTTCGACGTCGAGGCGGCCCGAACGGGGATCCTCGACCACGAGGCGGCCCGGGAAGCCGATTTCGATCCAGTGAGCAAGACGATCGAGGCGAAATCTCGGGCCGGCTACTACCCCGAGGGAGGGACCGTCACCGTCACGCTCACCGCCGATCGGAACACCGGGCGCGTCCTCGGCGCGAGCCTCGCCAGCGAGTACGGCGAGGGTGCCGTGCACCGAAGCCACGCGATCGTCGCCGCGATCACGAACGGCGCGAGCGTTTTCGAACTGGAGAACTACGATCTCGCCTACGCGCCGCCGTTCAACACGACGTGGGATCCCGTGCTCGTCGCCGCGAAAGTCCTCTCGGGGACGTTGCGGTGA
- a CDS encoding AAA family ATPase — protein sequence MHVIGTVGLPGSGKGEAATVAREEGIPVVTMGDVVRQETADRGLDPAKDHGKVAQALRDENGPAAIAERSLPMIEDRLEQHETVLVDGIRSDVEVDVFEDRFGEDFTLVSIEAPFEVRAERVESRGRDASEDDGGEGLAARDARERGFGMDDAMVRADVVVENTDTLEAYRERIRTIVREGADHVDAEVRRS from the coding sequence ATGCACGTCATCGGAACGGTCGGGCTCCCCGGCAGCGGGAAAGGCGAGGCCGCGACCGTCGCACGCGAGGAAGGAATCCCGGTGGTGACGATGGGCGACGTCGTCCGCCAGGAAACGGCCGATCGAGGCCTCGATCCGGCCAAGGACCACGGGAAGGTCGCGCAGGCGCTGCGCGACGAGAACGGACCGGCCGCGATCGCCGAGCGCTCGCTCCCGATGATCGAGGACCGCCTCGAGCAACACGAGACGGTGCTGGTCGACGGCATCCGATCGGACGTCGAGGTCGACGTCTTCGAGGACCGCTTCGGCGAGGACTTTACGCTGGTCAGCATCGAGGCGCCGTTCGAAGTGCGCGCAGAGCGGGTCGAGTCCCGCGGTCGGGACGCGAGCGAGGACGACGGCGGCGAAGGACTTGCTGCTCGGGACGCCCGCGAGCGCGGCTTCGGGATGGACGACGCGATGGTCCGGGCCGACGTCGTCGTCGAGAACACCGACACGCTCGAGGCGTACCGCGAGCGGATCCGAACGATCGTTCGCGAGGGCGCAGACCACGTCGATGCGGAGGTGCGCCGGTCGTGA
- a CDS encoding 50S ribosomal protein L31e yields the protein MSASDFEERVVTVPLRDVKKGANHEAADLAMRLVREHLAKHFAVDEDAIRLDPSINETVWSQGRSNPPRKLRVRAARFDEEGEAVVEAEVAE from the coding sequence ATGAGTGCAAGTGATTTCGAGGAGCGCGTCGTTACCGTCCCGCTCCGTGACGTCAAGAAGGGCGCGAACCACGAGGCAGCCGATCTCGCGATGCGACTCGTCCGCGAACACCTCGCGAAGCACTTCGCGGTCGACGAGGACGCCATCCGACTGGACCCCTCGATCAACGAGACCGTCTGGTCGCAGGGCCGATCGAATCCGCCGCGGAAGCTTCGCGTCCGTGCGGCCCGCTTCGACGAAGAGGGCGAGGCCGTCGTCGAGGCCGAGGTCGCCGAGTAA
- a CDS encoding translation initiation factor IF-6: MQRLAFAGSAYVGVFARTTDSCVLVRPDVDDDVVSDLTDELEVPAVKTTVGGSSTVGALATGNENGLLVSSRVLEYERERLEDEVDVPIAELPGNINAAGNVVLANDYGAYVHPDLPRETVRIIQDTLDVPVERGDLAGVRTVGTAGVATNSGVLCHPKATDEELDLLEEVLDVRADVGTINYGAPLVGSGLLANEAGYVVGEDTTGPELGRIEDALGYLD; encoded by the coding sequence TTGCAACGTCTCGCCTTCGCCGGGTCGGCCTACGTCGGGGTGTTCGCCCGCACGACCGACTCGTGCGTACTCGTTCGTCCCGACGTCGACGACGACGTCGTTTCCGACCTGACCGACGAACTCGAGGTGCCTGCCGTCAAGACGACCGTCGGCGGTTCGTCGACGGTCGGCGCGCTAGCGACGGGGAACGAGAACGGCCTGCTGGTCAGTTCCCGCGTCCTCGAGTACGAGCGCGAGCGCCTCGAGGACGAGGTCGACGTCCCGATCGCGGAACTGCCGGGGAACATCAACGCCGCCGGGAACGTCGTTCTGGCGAACGATTACGGCGCGTACGTCCATCCGGATCTGCCCCGCGAGACGGTCCGGATCATCCAGGATACCCTCGACGTACCCGTCGAACGCGGTGATCTCGCGGGGGTCCGGACCGTCGGCACCGCCGGGGTTGCAACGAACTCGGGCGTGCTCTGTCACCCGAAGGCAACCGACGAGGAACTGGACCTGCTGGAGGAGGTTCTGGACGTCCGGGCCGACGTCGGGACGATCAACTACGGCGCGCCGCTGGTCGGGTCCGGGCTGCTCGCGAACGAGGCCGGCTACGTCGTCGGCGAGGACACGACCGGGCCGGAACTGGGCCGGATCGAGGACGCGCTGGGCTATCTCGACTGA
- a CDS encoding molybdopterin-dependent oxidoreductase, which yields MVSGPIDPARRALDAVRPPPRLVDWSIFAIVVFEAVSGLVSFTVGTASGWPLFWLHRILGLTLIALLGFKLARVRYRLTRRGQWRPSTLLSVLTLLAATGAIGTGLLWVVGLDARLSYWTLLSVHVGFGLALVPLLLWHLTTRFRLPRRTDFDRRRTTLQYGALLIGGAFTYRAQELANRVLDTPGADRRFTGSQPRDGDGNDGFPITSWVADDPEPIDRADWTLTVRGEVETPIESAYGDLALDGEKRALLDCTSGWYTVQKWRGVRVGDLLDAAEVRAEARYVRFVSVTGYRWSLPIDEARDALLATHVGDERLSHGHGAPMRLVAPGRRGFQWVKWIERVDVRRRDDPAQWVATLVSGFD from the coding sequence ATGGTGTCCGGCCCGATCGATCCCGCGAGGCGTGCGCTCGACGCCGTCAGGCCGCCCCCGCGGCTGGTCGATTGGTCGATCTTCGCGATCGTCGTCTTCGAAGCCGTCTCTGGGCTGGTCTCGTTTACGGTCGGGACGGCGTCGGGGTGGCCGCTGTTCTGGCTCCACCGGATTCTCGGCCTGACGCTGATCGCGCTGCTGGGGTTCAAACTCGCTCGGGTTCGGTACCGACTCACCCGGCGCGGGCAGTGGCGCCCCTCCACGCTCCTGTCGGTGCTCACCCTGCTCGCGGCGACGGGCGCGATCGGGACGGGCCTCCTCTGGGTAGTCGGCCTCGACGCGCGACTCTCCTACTGGACGCTCCTGAGCGTCCACGTCGGGTTCGGACTCGCCCTCGTCCCGCTGCTGCTGTGGCACCTCACGACCCGGTTTCGGCTCCCGCGTCGAACCGACTTCGACCGCCGCCGGACGACGCTCCAGTACGGGGCGTTGCTGATCGGCGGGGCGTTCACCTACCGGGCGCAGGAACTCGCGAACCGCGTCCTCGACACGCCCGGCGCCGATCGGCGGTTCACGGGCTCGCAGCCGCGAGACGGGGACGGCAACGACGGCTTTCCGATCACCTCGTGGGTCGCCGACGATCCCGAGCCGATCGATCGGGCCGACTGGACGCTGACCGTCCGCGGCGAGGTCGAGACGCCGATCGAGTCCGCCTACGGCGACCTCGCGCTCGACGGCGAGAAACGAGCCCTGTTGGACTGCACGAGCGGCTGGTACACCGTCCAGAAGTGGCGCGGCGTCCGCGTCGGCGATCTGCTCGACGCGGCCGAGGTCCGGGCGGAGGCGCGGTACGTCCGGTTCGTCTCGGTGACCGGCTACCGGTGGTCGCTGCCGATCGACGAGGCCCGAGACGCGCTCCTCGCGACCCACGTGGGCGACGAGCGACTCAGCCACGGCCACGGGGCCCCGATGCGGCTCGTGGCGCCCGGTCGGCGCGGATTCCAGTGGGTGAAGTGGATCGAACGCGTGGACGTCCGTCGCCGCGACGATCCGGCCCAGTGGGTCGCGACGCTCGTCAGTGGCTTCGATTGA
- a CDS encoding DUF7563 family protein produces the protein MVGLSTGLWTPTDRSTCLHCGAHVTDRFRRVFGDDRDRAHRCGECDSYARLSRGSAAGKDIASPDPETSPGRHGGESDV, from the coding sequence GTGGTCGGCTTGAGTACCGGTCTCTGGACGCCGACGGATCGATCGACGTGTCTCCACTGTGGTGCCCACGTCACCGATCGGTTCCGCCGGGTCTTCGGTGACGATCGCGACCGGGCCCATCGCTGCGGCGAGTGTGATTCGTACGCTCGACTGAGCCGCGGCTCCGCGGCGGGGAAAGACATCGCCAGCCCGGACCCGGAGACGTCGCCCGGTCGCCACGGGGGTGAATCGGATGTTTGA